The following are from one region of the Ruficoccus sp. ZRK36 genome:
- a CDS encoding GDSL-type esterase/lipase family protein codes for MKSKLIHLSLLSVLATLTLSHARAGENLVQNPSFEQLSSKQNPRYYSSFFPKAPAKNADVVGQGDLSMVLVDDSTAHSGKYSLRLSSDKPVRIAMGQSKLPFIPGQTIRVTAWMKGENLKATSSMPAGVIRFAFSAPDNKDIHQDIYKQSGWLKAPSSDFDWTELTTTVTVPEGTENVNMQCFLWEGTGTVWFDDLSVEVIDGPANPPDSLPDPDQLRRYQDENAKLPAKEAGTTRVVFLGDSITDMWKLDRDFPDMGYINRGIGGQDTAQMVGRLDQDVLALKPDVVWFLGGTNDIPKKFSAEATLNNVRQIAETCRKNGIQMIICSILPVSDYHKDRQARLERTKLRPPAKIQKLNEGLKKIAKEEGAIYLDLYDVMVDENNQMPANLANDGLHPNTDGYKIMAPYVQKSIDQASAK; via the coding sequence ATGAAAAGCAAACTGATCCATCTGAGCTTGTTGAGCGTGCTCGCCACGCTGACCCTCTCCCACGCACGGGCCGGTGAAAACCTGGTCCAGAACCCGTCCTTTGAGCAACTGAGCTCGAAGCAGAATCCGCGCTACTACTCGTCGTTCTTCCCCAAGGCACCGGCCAAAAATGCTGACGTTGTCGGGCAAGGCGACCTGTCCATGGTCCTCGTGGATGACTCCACCGCTCACAGCGGGAAGTACTCCCTGCGCCTTTCCTCGGATAAGCCCGTGCGCATCGCCATGGGCCAGAGCAAGCTGCCGTTCATCCCCGGCCAGACGATCCGCGTCACCGCCTGGATGAAGGGTGAAAACCTGAAGGCCACCAGCAGCATGCCCGCCGGCGTGATCCGCTTCGCCTTCAGCGCTCCGGATAATAAAGACATCCATCAGGATATCTACAAGCAAAGCGGCTGGCTCAAGGCGCCCTCCAGCGACTTCGACTGGACCGAGCTGACGACCACCGTCACCGTCCCCGAAGGCACCGAAAACGTCAACATGCAGTGCTTCCTGTGGGAAGGCACCGGCACGGTCTGGTTTGACGACCTGAGCGTCGAGGTCATCGATGGTCCGGCCAATCCGCCTGACAGCCTCCCCGACCCTGACCAGCTCCGCCGCTACCAGGACGAGAACGCCAAGCTGCCCGCCAAGGAAGCCGGCACCACGCGCGTCGTGTTCCTCGGCGACTCCATCACGGACATGTGGAAGCTTGACCGCGACTTCCCCGACATGGGCTACATCAACCGCGGCATCGGTGGCCAGGACACCGCCCAGATGGTCGGCCGCCTCGATCAGGATGTGCTCGCGCTGAAGCCGGACGTGGTCTGGTTCCTCGGTGGCACCAACGACATCCCGAAAAAGTTCTCCGCCGAAGCTACGCTGAACAACGTGCGCCAGATCGCTGAGACTTGCCGCAAGAACGGCATCCAGATGATCATCTGCTCGATCCTGCCGGTTTCGGATTACCACAAAGACCGCCAGGCTCGCCTGGAGCGCACCAAGCTGCGCCCCCCGGCCAAAATCCAGAAGCTCAACGAAGGCCTCAAGAAGATCGCCAAGGAAGAAGGCGCGATCTACCTCGACCTTTACGACGTGATGGTGGACGAAAACAACCAGATGCCTGCCAACCTCGCTAACGACGGCCTGCACCCGAACACCGACGGCTACAAGATCATGGCCCCCTACGTGCAGAAGTCTATCGATCAGGCTTCCGCCAAGTAA
- a CDS encoding S8 family serine peptidase encodes MMKKALTLILTVALLGLSAWLAWSLGRASHSREAGEPAAQSFLSESPSPPPSETKAAPISSEPFSLNYPEAPAGSLRGEATLVFDSQDEYEQALAWLRAQGVDVRDLLPGLNAIRIGTYDPIWKRLGAAPDQVGYNFPITPPPPVADSPYLSAHNAAFGAGVLEFLGVDEVDASWGEGVIVAVLDSGVETDHADLKDAHLLTLTREGRSDPVGHGTAVASLIAGQESPVPGLTPGATILSLPVLDDKGRSDTFRVAEAILLAVDQGARVISMSLGAYGDSRVLREAVKYAAAHDVIMVASVGNDGAGQVAYPAAYDDVVAVAAVDALGQPASFSNYGPQVDIAAPGVGVPVAWNGNRYASVSGTSFSAPLVASAIALVLQQEPGMSAHEAIGTVLDNANEGATPGKDEFVGQGILNIERILERNQRGIFDAATAGFSVSTAEGTPSGLIEVMVENRGTEYLREVWLTIEYSDHEESIALGALGPGDVYVQPVQITPDPLNASDLTEVHATVGINGSDSRPGNDSFTGQVQTRPTSEAVTPER; translated from the coding sequence ATGATGAAAAAAGCTCTCACACTCATCCTGACCGTTGCCCTGCTCGGCCTGAGCGCCTGGCTTGCCTGGTCACTCGGGCGCGCCTCGCATTCCCGTGAGGCAGGAGAGCCCGCAGCTCAGTCATTCCTCTCCGAGTCCCCTTCCCCGCCTCCTTCTGAGACCAAAGCCGCGCCCATCTCGTCCGAGCCCTTTTCCCTGAATTACCCGGAAGCACCGGCGGGCTCCCTGCGGGGTGAGGCTACGCTGGTCTTTGACAGTCAGGATGAGTATGAGCAGGCACTGGCCTGGCTGCGTGCGCAGGGTGTAGACGTACGGGACCTTTTACCGGGCCTCAATGCCATCCGCATCGGCACCTATGATCCGATCTGGAAACGTCTGGGGGCCGCCCCCGATCAGGTCGGCTACAACTTTCCCATCACCCCGCCGCCGCCTGTCGCTGATTCGCCCTACCTCTCCGCCCACAACGCCGCCTTTGGGGCGGGAGTGCTGGAATTTCTCGGCGTGGATGAAGTTGATGCCAGCTGGGGCGAAGGCGTCATCGTGGCCGTGCTCGACTCGGGTGTGGAGACGGACCACGCCGACCTCAAGGATGCGCACCTGCTCACCCTCACCCGCGAGGGCCGTAGCGACCCAGTCGGCCACGGCACCGCCGTCGCATCATTGATCGCCGGGCAGGAATCACCCGTACCGGGGCTGACCCCGGGCGCCACCATCCTGAGTCTGCCCGTGCTCGATGACAAAGGCCGGAGCGATACCTTTCGGGTGGCCGAGGCGATTCTGTTGGCCGTGGATCAGGGAGCTCGGGTTATTAGCATGAGCCTGGGTGCCTATGGAGACAGCCGCGTCCTCAGAGAAGCGGTCAAGTACGCTGCCGCACATGATGTCATCATGGTGGCATCCGTCGGTAACGACGGGGCCGGGCAGGTCGCCTACCCCGCCGCCTATGATGACGTCGTCGCCGTGGCTGCCGTCGATGCGCTGGGCCAGCCCGCTTCCTTTTCCAACTACGGGCCGCAGGTCGATATCGCCGCGCCCGGTGTCGGCGTACCGGTCGCCTGGAACGGTAACCGCTACGCGAGTGTATCGGGTACGTCCTTCAGTGCGCCCCTGGTGGCTTCAGCCATCGCACTCGTCCTGCAACAGGAGCCGGGGATGAGTGCGCACGAGGCCATAGGAACCGTCCTCGACAACGCCAACGAAGGGGCCACGCCCGGTAAGGACGAATTCGTCGGCCAAGGAATTCTCAACATCGAGCGCATCCTCGAGCGCAACCAGCGCGGGATCTTCGACGCTGCCACCGCAGGGTTTAGTGTGAGCACCGCAGAGGGCACCCCATCCGGGCTGATCGAAGTCATGGTCGAAAACCGCGGAACGGAGTACCTGCGCGAGGTCTGGCTGACCATCGAGTACTCCGACCACGAGGAATCCATCGCACTCGGTGCCCTCGGCCCGGGCGACGTTTACGTGCAGCCAGTTCAGATCACACCGGACCCCTTGAATGCCTCGGATCTTACGGAAGTTCACGCCACCGTCGGCATCAACGGCAGCGACTCACGCCCCGGCAATGACAGCTTCACCGGTCAGGTGCAAACCCGGCCAACCAGCGAGGCAGTCACACCTGAGCGTTAG
- a CDS encoding FAD-dependent oxidoreductase: MTQVMIPMEMEEAGQYDVIVVGGGLAGCVAAVASARNGARTLLAEAMPYLGGNSTTGLPLATFRTAHAPELAVAGIPLELMDRLSKRGAFTRDVREEDWLPVDCEALQIELTHLLDEAGVELITHAPLLHLGREDGHLRVADFYSKDGVLRTRAKCFVDASGDAQVARLAGLPTPMGRQRDGKTQAMTLVFTLGGVAKEKMSWDEIQQTWDRLRAEGKNWRNPRDGTALSGAQEVPGKPGVYMMNVTRILVDKGTDSRQLAQAEKEGRYQIEEFIEEFLRPHIRGYENCYLTQIGWKIGVRETRRIQGQYVLQAEDLTSCKVFDDAIACNSYPVDIHSPDGGATLYNHRFLPEGAYYTIPFRSLVAEGENNLLACGRCASASHEALAAVRVLPAAMATGQAAGTAAALACDLPGVIDGLDIAHLRETLAAQGAIIG; encoded by the coding sequence ATGACGCAAGTGATGATCCCGATGGAGATGGAAGAAGCTGGCCAGTACGATGTTATCGTGGTGGGCGGCGGTTTGGCAGGCTGCGTGGCAGCGGTAGCCAGCGCCCGTAACGGTGCGCGCACCTTGCTGGCCGAGGCGATGCCCTATCTGGGCGGGAACAGCACGACGGGCTTGCCGTTGGCGACATTTCGCACCGCGCACGCGCCGGAGCTCGCCGTGGCAGGCATCCCGCTGGAGCTGATGGACCGACTCTCAAAGCGCGGCGCGTTCACGCGGGATGTTCGCGAGGAGGACTGGCTACCCGTTGACTGCGAGGCGCTGCAAATCGAGCTCACGCATCTCCTCGATGAGGCCGGTGTCGAGCTGATCACTCATGCTCCGCTCCTGCACCTGGGGCGCGAGGACGGCCACTTGCGGGTGGCGGATTTTTACAGCAAAGACGGAGTCCTGCGCACCCGTGCGAAGTGCTTTGTCGATGCCAGTGGCGATGCTCAGGTGGCCCGACTGGCGGGGCTGCCCACGCCGATGGGACGGCAGCGCGATGGTAAGACGCAGGCCATGACGTTGGTTTTTACGCTGGGCGGCGTGGCTAAGGAGAAAATGTCTTGGGATGAGATTCAACAGACCTGGGATCGCCTGCGGGCAGAGGGTAAGAACTGGCGCAATCCGCGCGACGGAACCGCGCTCTCCGGGGCGCAGGAAGTCCCCGGTAAGCCCGGCGTTTACATGATGAATGTCACCCGCATCCTCGTGGACAAGGGGACGGACAGTCGTCAGCTGGCGCAGGCCGAGAAGGAGGGTCGCTACCAGATCGAGGAGTTCATCGAGGAGTTTCTGAGGCCCCATATTCGCGGCTATGAAAACTGCTACCTGACGCAGATCGGCTGGAAAATCGGCGTGCGCGAGACGAGGCGTATTCAGGGCCAGTATGTCCTGCAGGCCGAGGACCTGACCTCCTGCAAAGTCTTTGACGATGCCATCGCCTGTAACAGCTATCCGGTGGATATTCACAGCCCGGATGGCGGGGCGACGTTGTACAACCATCGCTTTCTGCCCGAGGGTGCTTACTACACGATCCCGTTCCGCAGCCTGGTCGCGGAGGGTGAAAATAATCTGCTGGCCTGCGGGCGCTGTGCTTCGGCTTCGCACGAAGCACTGGCCGCTGTCCGCGTATTGCCGGCGGCGATGGCCACGGGGCAGGCTGCCGGGACGGCTGCCGCTCTGGCGTGTGATTTGCCCGGCGTTATCGATGGTCTGGACATTGCCCACCTGCGCGAAACACTCGCAGCGCAAGGCGCGATCATTGGATAA
- a CDS encoding helix-turn-helix domain-containing protein, whose protein sequence is MKTYCPHPQAAWLLRKGSLLLRFGQERETYAAGQWIFPRAEDGLQTFSEDAELLSIRFTLEWPTGIPLFDRSHSHSVAASEVRSYTQISERLLHYVEQHFPQADPHLRNVQLGLDPYFELQEIFAQWTSQTLKLLRSLKVPTTSPSHLDPRIRDALQRIGRQSWTDPMTTADLAVQVGLSLSQFNRLFLRETGLSAGQYREQLRRRAVQAALMDHSLTVKSIAMEYGFSSLPHFSAWVRKHFQTSPRAYRQAVQESTL, encoded by the coding sequence ATGAAGACCTACTGCCCGCACCCGCAGGCGGCCTGGCTGCTGCGCAAGGGGAGCCTGCTTTTGCGCTTTGGGCAGGAGCGCGAAACCTACGCCGCCGGGCAGTGGATTTTTCCCCGCGCCGAGGACGGGCTGCAAACCTTCAGCGAAGATGCTGAGCTGTTATCAATCCGGTTCACGCTGGAGTGGCCGACCGGCATTCCACTCTTTGATCGCAGCCATAGCCACAGCGTTGCCGCAAGTGAGGTCCGGTCCTACACCCAGATCAGTGAGCGGCTCCTCCACTATGTGGAGCAGCACTTCCCGCAGGCAGACCCCCACCTGCGCAATGTCCAACTCGGCCTCGACCCGTACTTCGAGCTGCAGGAGATTTTCGCGCAGTGGACGAGCCAAACCCTAAAACTGCTACGATCGCTCAAGGTGCCGACGACGAGCCCAAGCCACCTCGACCCGCGCATACGCGACGCACTCCAGCGAATCGGGCGACAGAGCTGGACCGACCCGATGACGACGGCGGACCTGGCCGTACAGGTGGGGCTGAGCCTGAGCCAGTTCAACCGGCTCTTTCTCCGCGAGACGGGGCTGTCCGCCGGGCAGTACCGCGAGCAGCTGCGCAGGCGCGCCGTGCAGGCTGCGCTCATGGACCACTCCCTCACGGTCAAGAGTATCGCTATGGAGTACGGGTTCAGTTCGCTGCCGCACTTTTCCGCCTGGGTCCGCAAGCACTTCCAGACCTCCCCGCGCGCTTACCGTCAGGCCGTCCAGGAAAGCACTCTGTAG
- a CDS encoding cellulase family glycosylhydrolase — translation MQDTSGLTPSSTPVRYFEENGKTFIPIGLNLCFPRFISNEQEGLDLYAQWIKRLADAGGNYMRLWLGHAFFDLEPEQAGVFCPRVASRLDRVLKMAHERGIRVKLTLDHFRSISTQAQAEIFPGAASFDKPVYAKANGGCAEDMDAFLTHPDGQALYLKKLDWLSERYAEHPAIFGWELWNEMNSVNSSHWPQWTRLMLPELRKRFPRHRVMQSLGSFDRESQNALYADYATMRPMDLVQVHRYLDPAAGFTQCQGPADLMCADAVNTLREMAPDLPVILAETGAVEANHSAPAKLYASDTEGLLLHDLIFAPFFSGSAGCGQMWHWDYYVTKHNLWWHYGRFARAIEGFNPAGDGPVHTSVWETDDLRAYGLSGRCQSLIWLRDTSSDWRSEIIDGQPAPLRQPSTFALPDSLPRTQTITCYDPWEDRETVAERTAEGVQLPAFRRSLVLRLK, via the coding sequence ATGCAAGACACATCCGGCCTTACGCCATCATCCACTCCCGTCCGCTACTTTGAGGAGAACGGAAAAACGTTTATCCCCATCGGCCTGAACCTCTGCTTCCCGCGCTTTATCAGTAACGAGCAGGAGGGGCTGGACCTCTACGCACAGTGGATCAAGCGGCTGGCCGATGCAGGCGGCAACTACATGCGCCTGTGGCTGGGGCATGCTTTTTTCGACCTTGAGCCGGAGCAGGCCGGTGTCTTTTGCCCACGGGTTGCCTCGCGGCTCGACCGGGTCCTGAAGATGGCGCATGAGCGTGGCATCCGCGTAAAGCTCACCCTCGACCATTTCCGGTCGATCTCGACCCAGGCCCAGGCGGAGATCTTTCCCGGCGCGGCCTCCTTCGACAAGCCCGTTTACGCCAAGGCCAACGGCGGCTGTGCGGAGGATATGGACGCGTTCCTCACCCATCCCGACGGGCAGGCCCTTTACCTGAAAAAACTCGACTGGCTCAGTGAACGCTATGCCGAGCATCCCGCGATTTTCGGCTGGGAGCTGTGGAACGAAATGAACTCCGTGAACAGCTCCCACTGGCCGCAGTGGACCCGCCTCATGCTGCCTGAGCTGCGCAAGCGCTTCCCCCGGCACCGCGTGATGCAGAGCCTCGGCTCCTTTGACCGGGAAAGCCAGAACGCCCTCTACGCCGACTACGCGACCATGCGCCCGATGGACCTCGTGCAGGTCCACCGCTATCTCGATCCGGCGGCGGGTTTCACGCAGTGCCAGGGACCGGCAGACCTGATGTGCGCAGATGCCGTCAACACCCTGCGGGAAATGGCCCCCGACCTGCCCGTCATCCTGGCAGAGACCGGCGCGGTCGAGGCGAACCACTCCGCCCCGGCCAAACTCTATGCGTCCGATACCGAGGGGCTGCTCCTGCACGACCTGATCTTCGCGCCTTTCTTCAGCGGATCGGCGGGCTGTGGGCAGATGTGGCACTGGGACTACTACGTCACCAAGCACAACCTGTGGTGGCACTACGGACGCTTCGCACGCGCCATCGAGGGCTTCAATCCTGCCGGGGACGGCCCCGTACATACCTCTGTTTGGGAAACAGATGACCTGCGGGCCTACGGCCTTAGCGGCCGCTGCCAGTCCCTCATCTGGCTGCGCGACACCTCCTCTGACTGGCGCAGTGAAATCATCGATGGCCAGCCAGCTCCCTTACGGCAGCCGAGCACCTTTGCCCTCCCCGATTCGCTGCCCCGCACGCAGACCATCACCTGCTACGACCCGTGGGAAGATCGCGAAACCGTCGCCGAGCGCACAGCTGAGGGCGTACAGTTACCCGCCTTCCGGCGCTCGCTCGTGCTGCGGCTAAAGTAG
- a CDS encoding sulfatase-like hydrolase/transferase: protein MSKQSRPNVLLIVADDHRFDALGCMGNPTVQTPYFDELARTGFLLRHHHCMGGMQGAVCVPSRAIIYTGKDLFTAMTATDPCQERAMGTIAPENLMLPEHFRNNGYQTHFVGKWHNDKVSLNRGFEGGGSIFLGGMGRQDDIPIRPYDPTGEYPQELVTSAGGFSTEVFARSAREFLHARDEERPFFLTVALTSPHDPRMPPEPYASLYRPEDIPVPADFMPEHPFDNGELMIRDETLAPHPRTPERVQKEVADYYGMISHHDAFMGTIMSQLKVQGLWENTLVIYTSDHGLCVGSHGLMGKQNVYDPSVRVPLIIGGGAAPQGCSDAMTNHTDLISTLSSLAGLPAVEGSDGVDMSPYMLKSEEPPARILTAAYKDVQSMASDGQWKFIRYRHSERRDCGTERIQLFHLDEDPYELNDLSEVPACAEQIDRLSKAEEAWWSTRPFA from the coding sequence ATGAGTAAGCAATCCCGCCCGAATGTCCTCCTGATCGTGGCCGACGACCACCGCTTCGACGCTCTCGGCTGCATGGGTAATCCCACCGTGCAGACGCCGTATTTTGATGAGCTGGCGCGCACGGGTTTCCTGCTGAGGCATCACCACTGCATGGGCGGTATGCAGGGGGCAGTCTGCGTCCCCAGTCGTGCGATCATCTACACCGGCAAGGACCTCTTTACGGCCATGACGGCCACCGACCCCTGTCAGGAACGAGCGATGGGCACGATTGCCCCGGAAAACCTCATGCTGCCCGAGCACTTCCGCAACAACGGCTATCAGACGCACTTTGTCGGCAAATGGCACAATGACAAAGTGAGCCTGAATCGTGGCTTCGAGGGGGGGGGATCGATTTTCCTCGGGGGGATGGGACGTCAGGACGACATTCCGATCCGTCCCTACGATCCGACCGGAGAGTATCCGCAGGAGCTTGTTACCTCCGCTGGTGGCTTCTCCACCGAGGTCTTTGCCCGCAGTGCCCGTGAGTTTCTGCATGCGCGCGATGAGGAGCGGCCCTTTTTCCTGACAGTGGCCCTGACTTCGCCGCATGACCCGCGCATGCCCCCCGAGCCCTACGCCTCGCTCTACCGCCCCGAGGACATTCCGGTGCCGGCGGATTTTATGCCGGAGCATCCCTTTGACAACGGCGAGCTCATGATCCGCGATGAGACACTCGCCCCGCATCCGCGCACCCCCGAGCGCGTGCAGAAGGAAGTGGCCGACTACTACGGGATGATCTCGCACCACGACGCCTTTATGGGCACGATCATGTCGCAGCTGAAGGTCCAGGGCCTGTGGGAAAACACGCTCGTCATCTACACCTCCGACCATGGGCTATGCGTGGGCAGCCACGGGCTGATGGGTAAGCAAAACGTCTACGACCCGAGTGTGCGTGTGCCACTTATCATCGGTGGGGGTGCCGCTCCTCAGGGCTGCAGCGACGCGATGACGAATCACACGGACCTGATCTCGACCTTGAGCTCGCTGGCCGGTCTGCCCGCTGTCGAGGGCAGCGACGGGGTCGACATGAGCCCCTACATGCTCAAGAGCGAAGAGCCGCCCGCCCGTATCCTGACCGCGGCCTACAAGGACGTGCAGAGCATGGCCTCGGATGGGCAATGGAAGTTTATCCGTTACCGCCACAGTGAGCGTCGCGATTGTGGTACGGAGCGCATCCAGCTTTTCCACCTCGACGAGGACCCATACGAGCTTAACGACCTGAGCGAGGTCCCGGCCTGCGCTGAGCAGATCGATCGCCTCAGCAAAGCCGAGGAGGCTTGGTGGTCGACCCGGCCCTTCGCCTGA
- a CDS encoding LacI family DNA-binding transcriptional regulator: MSKTNKARVRLKDIAADLGLSVSAVSMALREDASIPTETVKRVKEAAQRLGYAPDPALSALAAYRSGLKVREDFNVIALVSDISPEGRWLSSNSAQKLIEGATERARTLGYTLQYFNAWNDGMTPQRLSKVLRARGVRGIIIGPMADPSATLDMDWKRFSVVMVERAFQYGHFHHVVPNYYNDMMLVLHHLRAKGYKRPGMILYQSLAERVGHRWEAAYAVGWPEKTGDIPALILTPDMLDGNVLDWFRRYRPDVIIGRGMLIMRTLEQAGIAVPGDVGYVALSALDEPAGVSGIIQHRDAIGAAAVDILNSLLHRNHCGPNTISLGTHVDGTWHEGHTLRPTPVSLRAEIPSRAING; the protein is encoded by the coding sequence TTGAGTAAGACAAATAAAGCACGTGTACGCCTCAAAGACATTGCCGCCGACCTTGGTTTAAGTGTGTCGGCGGTCTCGATGGCCCTGCGTGAAGACGCCTCCATCCCCACAGAAACGGTGAAGCGTGTCAAAGAAGCCGCGCAACGCCTCGGCTATGCGCCCGACCCGGCGCTGAGCGCACTGGCTGCCTACCGCAGCGGCTTAAAGGTGCGCGAAGACTTCAACGTCATCGCACTGGTTTCAGACATATCGCCGGAGGGCAGATGGCTATCCAGCAACAGCGCGCAAAAGCTGATCGAGGGCGCCACCGAGCGCGCACGCACCCTCGGCTACACGCTCCAGTACTTCAACGCCTGGAACGACGGCATGACCCCGCAGCGCCTCAGTAAGGTCCTCCGCGCGCGGGGTGTTCGCGGGATCATCATCGGGCCGATGGCCGACCCCTCAGCGACGCTCGATATGGACTGGAAGCGCTTCTCCGTGGTCATGGTCGAGCGGGCTTTCCAGTACGGGCACTTTCACCATGTCGTCCCCAACTACTACAACGACATGATGCTCGTGCTGCACCACCTCCGGGCCAAGGGCTACAAGCGCCCCGGCATGATCCTCTACCAGTCGCTGGCTGAGCGCGTCGGCCACCGCTGGGAGGCTGCCTACGCCGTCGGCTGGCCGGAGAAAACCGGTGACATCCCCGCCCTCATTCTGACCCCGGACATGCTGGACGGCAACGTCCTGGACTGGTTCCGGCGCTATCGGCCGGATGTTATCATCGGTCGCGGGATGCTCATCATGCGCACCCTTGAGCAGGCCGGGATCGCAGTCCCCGGCGATGTCGGCTATGTCGCGCTCAGCGCACTGGATGAGCCAGCCGGCGTCAGCGGCATCATCCAGCACCGGGACGCTATCGGCGCCGCCGCCGTGGACATCCTCAACTCCCTGCTCCACCGCAACCACTGCGGCCCGAACACCATTTCCCTCGGCACCCATGTGGACGGCACCTGGCACGAAGGCCACACCCTGCGCCCCACCCCGGTCTCGCTCCGGGCAGAGATACCGAGCCGCGCCATCAACGGCTGA
- a CDS encoding tyrosine-type recombinase/integrase — MKSSKGTLDYWYDRIRKNSFKRTDGSTYTSPEYEIYMSVGGKQQRFKLGTGNKEVAAEKALEIYMYNRANGAQATLEKYKQKKTVAVDDPTVGQFLEEIGRLRLIKQTTFTDYSRKFRTVVSGVFRIPADKSRCYHRGEAVKAWRNRVDSIKISDLSASRIMQWRANYLDGLEQDPIAQRRGKATVTSLLRNSKALFSPKYVKHLTFKLPQNPFDGLVIGGSTTRQYKSEVDFMSLANKAKEELYAELSDLPAIDDKQMRKSTIALNKALSKREQFKIILLCLGCGMRRSEADTLLWTNVDFKSNKIRVEATEYGDVKGASSERVIDVDATVVELLAKFKEEASGSFVIESNRKPKPSVRYHYYRCDHHFKRLIAWLHTQGITQRNAIHELRKEFGSQLTEQFGIYVASKALGHSEVTTTARSYLEKKGHKSLAIF, encoded by the coding sequence ATGAAATCGTCCAAAGGAACACTAGACTATTGGTATGACCGTATCCGCAAGAATTCGTTCAAACGTACAGATGGCTCCACCTACACCAGCCCAGAGTATGAGATTTATATGTCCGTCGGAGGCAAGCAACAGCGTTTCAAATTGGGTACAGGCAACAAAGAGGTTGCCGCAGAGAAAGCATTGGAAATCTACATGTACAACCGTGCTAACGGTGCCCAAGCTACTCTTGAAAAGTACAAACAAAAAAAGACTGTGGCGGTTGATGATCCAACCGTTGGCCAATTTCTGGAAGAAATTGGCCGCCTTCGGCTAATAAAACAGACAACTTTCACCGACTATTCGCGAAAATTCCGAACCGTAGTCAGCGGCGTCTTTCGTATCCCTGCGGACAAATCACGGTGCTATCACCGTGGCGAGGCTGTTAAAGCGTGGCGCAACAGGGTTGACTCGATAAAGATATCGGACTTGAGCGCTAGCAGAATAATGCAGTGGAGGGCGAACTATCTTGATGGACTAGAGCAAGACCCCATTGCCCAAAGACGGGGGAAGGCCACCGTGACATCACTCCTACGCAACTCAAAAGCTTTATTTAGTCCGAAGTATGTTAAGCACCTCACTTTTAAGCTACCTCAAAACCCTTTCGATGGACTCGTAATCGGTGGCTCTACGACTCGACAGTACAAGTCTGAGGTCGATTTCATGTCCTTGGCAAACAAGGCGAAAGAAGAGCTGTACGCGGAACTGTCTGATCTTCCGGCTATTGACGATAAACAGATGCGGAAAAGCACGATCGCTCTCAATAAAGCACTATCAAAACGTGAGCAGTTTAAGATAATCTTGCTGTGCTTGGGGTGCGGAATGCGGCGAAGCGAAGCGGATACCCTGCTCTGGACCAACGTCGATTTTAAATCGAATAAAATTCGCGTCGAAGCAACCGAGTATGGGGACGTAAAAGGAGCATCGAGCGAACGCGTGATTGATGTCGATGCAACCGTCGTGGAGCTACTCGCGAAATTTAAAGAAGAGGCCTCCGGTAGCTTTGTGATTGAAAGCAATCGCAAACCAAAACCTTCCGTGAGATACCATTATTATCGATGCGACCATCATTTCAAGCGACTTATCGCTTGGTTGCACACTCAGGGAATCACGCAAAGAAATGCGATCCACGAATTGCGCAAGGAATTTGGTTCGCAGCTCACGGAGCAATTTGGCATCTACGTCGCTTCAAAAGCACTTGGACATTCTGAAGTAACGACAACAGCCCGGAGTTACCTAGAGAAGAAAGGCCACAAAAGCCTGGCAATCTTTTGA